GGCGTGATGATCGCGCGCACCGCCGTCACGCCGTAATCGTCGCTCGCGCGATAAGCGAGCTTGAGTGCCTGGTGCTCGGTCTTGCCCGGCGGTGCGGTGAAGGCGATGGTCGGCGCGTGGTCCGGGATCGCGGTGAACGACCAGTCGCCGATGGCGCGGCCCGAGCTTCTCACCCGCACATGCGCGTCGCCAAGGATGCGGGCGCTCGCGGCGTATTCGCCCCGGCCGCCGGCAAAGCCCGCGCCGCTATCGCTGTCGGAATCGAAGGCGAGGCCCGGCGCATGGCCCGCGCCATGGACGCGCAGATTGAGCACCGATCCCGCCGGCACGGCGAGCGTCATGCCCTTCGCCAGATAGACCGGCGGCTGGCCGGTATAGGCCGGCGGATCGATCCAGGCATCGAGCGTGGCGCTTTCCGCCGCGCCGTCGTCGTTGAACCCGGCCCATAGCCGTCGGACCGAATCCGTGCCGGCGACCGCCAGTCCCGCCACCACCAGCAGCAGCACGACGAAGCGCAGCGCGCGCGGATCGCGCCTGGGCAGTCCCGGCGACGGCCAGGCCACCGAGAGCCTGCCGACGCTCGCCAGCAGCCGGCGCAGATGCAGCGCCCACAATTCCTCGGCCAGCGGATCGCCGCCGCCGATGGCCAGCCGGTCGCCGGCTTCGGAGATCGGCCGGTGCGCAAGGCCGCTGGACCGCTCCAGCCGCCGCGCACCTTCGAGCCAGTCCGGCAGATGCAGGTCGCGGAACCCGAAATAGAGCGCCAGCCCAGTGGCCGTGATAGCGCCGGCCAGGATCAGGGCATGCACCGTCCAGGGCAGCGGCGCGAACAGGTCGAACAGCGCGGCGGCCGCGAACAGCCCGGCGATGCCGCTCGCCGGCCACAGCGCCGGCCAGACCCGCTCGAAGGCCAGCGCCGCGCGCGACCACCGGATATAGCGGTCAGCCCTCAAGCCAGTCTGGAATTCTTTCGGATCCGAATAACGCGTCATCGTCCATTCTTGGCCGGACCACGCTCCATCGCTCGTCCTTGACGAGCACTTCCGGCGCGGGCGGGCGCGCATTGTAAGCCGAAGCCATCACCGCGCCATAGGCGC
Above is a window of Rhizomicrobium sp. DNA encoding:
- a CDS encoding DUF4175 family protein yields the protein MTRYSDPKEFQTGLRADRYIRWSRAALAFERVWPALWPASGIAGLFAAAALFDLFAPLPWTVHALILAGAITATGLALYFGFRDLHLPDWLEGARRLERSSGLAHRPISEAGDRLAIGGGDPLAEELWALHLRRLLASVGRLSVAWPSPGLPRRDPRALRFVVLLLVVAGLAVAGTDSVRRLWAGFNDDGAAESATLDAWIDPPAYTGQPPVYLAKGMTLAVPAGSVLNLRVHGAGHAPGLAFDSDSDSGAGFAGGRGEYAASARILGDAHVRVRSSGRAIGDWSFTAIPDHAPTIAFTAPPGKTEHQALKLAYRASDDYGVTAVRAIITPHNRHGKALVLDLSLPASAKSVNETAFQDLTAHPYAGLDVDIVLQAVDGAGQTASTKPVTYRLPARVFTNPLARALIEQRQNLATSTTPQDRNRVARMLDALTLAPQIFYANQSGVYTAIRAARWGLVHAAHAEEVEHVEDLLWQIAAGLERGGMLSAAEDLRRLQAMLAQALAQGAPQDVIDELLQRYNEAMQRYMQALAANPQANAGPPPPDTKVLSEQDLQTLLKTIQQLAQSGARGQAQQMLALLQNLLENLRLSNGAGNGNGPQSPTSKALSDAIRGLGDLMGKQRALLDKTFKGRQGEQVDPRRCRRNRATSRNSSATS